Sequence from the Microcoleus sp. bin38.metabat.b11b12b14.051 genome:
TGTTGGTAAAACCAGAAGTGCAAAATATGGGGCAGAAAGTCGTGGGCGGTTTGGCTCAAAGAGCAGTTGCTAGGTTAATTCGCGAGTTTTTGCTGGCCTCGGAACCTGCGGCTCTTCCTCCGAGTGCAGCTTATCCTAAGACTTCGCCTCAGTTGTCTTTGCCGGCGGCGAAGTAGTCAGCGGTTAACCGCCATAAATTAAGGTTCGTAGTGCGGACTTCAGTCCGCATCCAGAGAGCGGACTGAAGTCCGCACTACGAACGGTTTGTTTGTAGTGCGGACTTCAGTCCGCATCCAGAGAACCCCATAAATTCCCCACTACGATTTGTTTGTAGTGGGGACTTCAGTCCGCATCCAGAGAGCGGACTGAAGTCCGCACTACGAACGGTTTGTTTGTAGTGCGGACTTCAGTCCGCATCCAGAGAACCCCATAAATTCCCCACTACGATTTGTTTGTAGTGCGGACTGAAGTCCGCATCCAGAGAGCGGACTGAAGTCCGCACTACGAACGGTTTGTTTGTAGTGCGGACTGAAGTCCGCATCCAGAGAGCGGACTGAAGTCCGCACTACGAACTGTCATTGCTATGGTAATCGATCGCACAAAATATGACTTGTGTATCTGATGCAAATTAGTAGCAGTATCTTTTTTTGTCGTTGTTTGGATTGGGTTTTGACTGTCTTTTGGAGATGCGTTTGTGGCCTAGGAGAGTGGAGATAATGATGCAGCGCTGGCTGTTTTTTAAATCGGGATGAGATAATGTTAGAGTTCCTTTGGCTCTGATACTTGTGAGATTGCAGTCGTGGTCGCCGCGAGATACTGGACAACCTCGGTAGTTGAACATTACTCGCTGGATGGTGCCGTCTGCTGTTTGTTTGTTGTTTTCATCTAC
This genomic interval carries:
- a CDS encoding transcriptional regulator; the encoded protein is SNAKRDKTSWQVSLKQVGENAQLAVHPADIPPAQIPPHQWKELEEKIQIDPHETTMLEVDENNKQTADGTIQRVMFNYRGCPVSRGDHDCNLTSIRAKGTLTLSHPDLKNSQRCIIISTLLGHKRISKRQSKPNPNNDKKRYCY